The stretch of DNA TGAAGGATTTGGCATCCCATTGCTTGAAGCTATGGGAATGGGATGTCCGGTCATTACCAGTAACACAAGCTCAATCCCCGAGGTTGTGGATAAAGCAGCTTTATTGTTTGATCCCAATTCAATAGATAGTTTAATTAATGTAATTGAATTGTTAGAAAGCAATGAGTCAAAGCGTGAAAAATTGATTAATCTTGGTTTTGAACAAGAGAAAAAATTCAGTTGGGACAAAACTGCTCATGAAACATTTAAAGTTTATAAGTATGCATATGATTTAAAACATTGACCAAATAAGCATAGTTCCTGAAATAG from Methanosarcinales archaeon encodes:
- a CDS encoding glycosyltransferase gives rise to the protein EGFGIPLLEAMGMGCPVITSNTSSIPEVVDKAALLFDPNSIDSLINVIELLESNESKREKLINLGFEQEKKFSWDKTAHETFKVYKYAYDLKH